The stretch of DNA ttaaatgtgtcccagaggttctggcacgttgtgtcttcattctcattggtttcgaaaaacttctttatttctgccttcatttcgttgtttacccagtcaacattcttttttttttttttcaaaccacaGCCTGCGGCTTTATTGCAGCTCTCCTTCAAAACATCATCTGTGACTGCGGAAATCCCTATTGTCCTATCAGTCTAAAGAAACGACAGGACAGCGATTAGACTTCTAAGTACTGGGGGGTTTAGAGCCCCAGATAGTCCATATGCAGACTactcatgtttgtttgttttaataaagaCTGGTCCAAAGGCTCACATTTTCACAGAAGCTACAGTTTTTCAGTTCCAGGAACAGGTTAAGATGGGCAGCCCCCTGCTCCATAAAATCCAAGGGTGACGGCTGAGTTAGGACCATTTCTTGGTGACATTGAGATGGTCGAGCTGGTCCACAATGAATCTATGTGGGGGGAACTTGGAAGTGGCGGCCGCCTTTAAGGCCTCGAAGGCCTCCTTCCTGCGCACCGCGGCGTGGCCGTGCTCCTGCTCCCGGGTCATGTAGGGCATGCTCAGCCAGTAGTGGTTCTCCGCTTCGATCTCCAGGCGGCGGATCATGTTCTGTTTGGCGCGCGACGACACGAACCGCGGCCGCCGGTGCTTCCCGATCCACTGACGGCCGGGAATGCGGCTGTGGCAGAGAAGCGCAGTCAGGAACATGGTGCCAGCCGGGTAGCTCCGGAATCCGCCACTCCGCGGCCGCCGGCAGTGGTGCGCATAGTTTTCTTAAGAAATTCTGCcttaaatttttttgaagttCTATTAGAATCTGATTCCGGTTAGTTTTGATCAGTATTAGCAAGGCCGAGGTGAGAACTACAGCCTTTTCCACTGTTAACTTACATAACAGTCAGCATTTTTTCCATATTAACCTGCTGATATAATTATAGCATATGCAAAGAGATAGTTTGCTCCAATTTTCACTTTAGTGAGTGGATCTTTGGTATTCTTTTAACATGTTATTATGGTTCTTCGATGCACAGAGCTTCAGAGGAGCCTCCTGCCCCCCTTTTCCTCTTGACTTACCCAGGTCATTGCAGCTCTATAAGACATGGGCTAAtatatcaagaaataaaatattaaatatgagcAAAGAGCAGGGAGACATTTGTAACActccgttcttttttttttttttttttttttaattcaaggaaTAAAAGCAAAGCACTGAGCTGGGTAAAACCCCAGATGCAGATTGTTTATACTGATACACTCTACACATAACAAGCTTTTACAAATTGATGAGCAGAGTGATGTCCTGCAACCATTTCTAAACAGAACTCTATGACTGATTCAGGGACTGTGGTTTCAGGCTATTCTACCCAGCTAGCAGATGCATCAATATCCTccacctcttccttctcccctctgtgccccttcccccaccacaTGCCTGGGTCTTTGACCCCTTCAGGAGTTGCTCAGAAACCCACCCAGGGGGTCAGGGACCACAGCCTCGGTTGTCAGAGTCACTTCAAAAGTGAACCCAAGCTAAAAGGTCTGAACCCAGACCACACAAATATCCCTGCCTCCCCTCACCAGAGGCAAGGATCAAGAATTTTCACACTTAATTGCACCAGGCAGAGGATAAACTCAAATTCACAGGGAGCAACCAACCAATTTAAAGCAAGCAAGAAGGCCGTTATGTGAGAAGAGGGGGCAGTGGCTGAGAGAATCAGGCTTAAGATCACAAGTCCAGCTTATTTGGTGAGAACACAGTGTCTGTCTGCTAAGGAGCTTAAGGCATTGGGTAGGGATTAATCTTGCAAACAGCCCTGGGAGGTAGATAAATCTGTATTAATTAAAACTGCAAAATGTTCTCTACCTACCTAGTttcaatcttgagaaagaaaatatctttccCAGAAAGGcatgggaagagggaaggagatgGTGATGGCCATTCTCATCACTGTGTCTCATTGAGCTGGCAAAAGAGACAGGGTTGTGATCAGTGCTGAGCAGGGGGCTTCTTAGACCCCCAGCCACTACTTCCACATTCCTCTTGCTTAGGCCTGACCAGAAGGATGACAGGGAAATGCAGTGGTGGTCCCTGACACAGGATATCCCAGACCAAGCCAGTCTGAGCCCTTTTTATGTACTGACCACTGAATGCCACACCAGTCCTGGGCAGTAGGCTGTTACCATCAGCCCATCTTgcagagagagaaaactgaggcacagagaggttaacaCAGTCAGGAGAATTTGAGATTCAATCCCAGGTTACTGTCTCCTGGTTTCACGTTCTTAGCTGCTGTATTCTATTCTCTCTAGGTGATAACAAGTAcagtaaaacaaagagaaagagaataaacagaATTCCCCACATGTgtgttaattttaattatttaacatctaaccgggcaaggtggctcaggcctgtaattccagcactttgggagtctgaggcaagtggatcacctgaggtcaggagttcgagaccagcctggccaaagtggaaaaactctgtctctattgaaaatacaaaaagtagccaggcatggtggcatatgcctataattctagctacttgggggcctgaggaaagagaatcacttgaatctgggaggcggaggttgtgctactgtactccaggctgggtgacagagcaagactccatctcaaaaaacaaacaaacaaaaatatgtatcatCCTAAAGACTCCTCTTTACTTCTAAGGCCCGCTCAGTCCTGCCATCAGGCATATTTGCATGTTTCTCTCCCAACTTGGACATTTATCATGTGCCTTATCTGCCTCACACAATTTCTCCCATCCCCAAAAAGCATTCCCAGGCACTGCAAAGAAGTAGAACCCTTGTGGCCTTTAATAGCTCCTGCCTCTCCCAGGACTCACAGCAGTATGGGCTGCACCACACAGTCTTTCCCAGCCCCTGAGAGCACCGAATCCACGGCCACATTGGTggcaggcactcagtaaatggtgctgCCTGATTGCTAAGGGACCAGAAGAAGATGCTGGAGAAACCAAGCACTGGACGAAATCCCTGATGCCATCAGGGCCAGTGCTCTGCTTCTGGAGGCCAAGCACTCTTCTTGGAGGCTCTGAGGAGGCTGCATCCTTCTGCAgttcacctcctgcctcagctgatgCCATGGTTTTAACTTTTTGGCTGTCCGATAAACATCAGTGCCCCTTACTATTCATTCTCTCCCATCCTTGTGTATGTGAGGGGGTAAGTGGGAGGAAGATATTTCATCTGCTTCCACAGCTTAAGCCCCTGCCACCCATTGAGGAAAGCCCTTCCGCCTGTGACTACAAATTTTGAGTCATCCTTAACTCCCATTCCTCCCCACTACTGCCCTGATATTCAGCAGAAGGCCTCTTGGAGCTGTGTTCCTCCTTCCACACTGCCACTGGAGTCACAAGGTCCTTTCCGTCCTTTGCAAGACTGGGTaacttccctcccttcccctaaCCCTGGGGGCTGGCAAACTACAGTCAGCAGGCTAAAGCTGGCCCAAGGCCCGTTTCAGTAAATAACATTTggctggaacacagccacacccgTTT from Callithrix jacchus isolate 240 chromosome 6, calJac240_pri, whole genome shotgun sequence encodes:
- the LOC100414883 gene encoding large ribosomal subunit protein mL63 — its product is MFLTALLCHSRIPGRQWIGKHRRPRFVSSRAKQNMIRRLEIEAENHYWLSMPYMTREQEHGHAAVRRKEAFEALKAAATSKFPPHRFIVDQLDHLNVTKKWS